From a single Aurantiacibacter gangjinensis genomic region:
- a CDS encoding HAD-IIB family hydrolase, whose product MHIMSIALGGCLRTEPVRYGITEDTGGHITYILGEMEALSRRDDVDFCEILTRRFDDALLGAVHSEEYEQVSEKLAIRRLDTGNRAYLAKEALLKDRPAFIQALLEDLRRRERLPDLIHAHFADAADVAAHVKREFGIPFIYTAHSLGMDKANCIERLPAQLEARIAEEDRAIGQAAQVVASSRDECERQLMKYPSARVDRITRITPGIDGSLPSSADKASAQGLLAPFLRDPSKPIILAVARPVRKKNLAALVEAYAIHADLREQCNLVILAGQRRDLTAGEEEQNDVLQQLIQRIDRHNLHGRVAYPKTHDHAQVNALYALAARSGGVFVNPALCEPFGLTLLEAAKHGLPVVATEVGGPVDIIEQLQHGLLVNPTDETAIGAAIAQLVLNPVLWREKSAAALDNIGAMSWDAYAQKLVQLAQSLPKRQAAPDRVRKMLVSDIDNTLTGCRIGARSVAQYFATHHDVALTVATGRSIIEARRLVREWGLPAPAAWITSVGTEIYVEKHGRLLRDSEYSARISVDWYPDEVERALACVSACSSQARYEQREFKRSYFLKDAALLPEIKRRLIAAGIDARIIFSHGELLDILPPYAGKGAAMDRVAELFGLSIGDLLAAGDSGNDADLLTACAQAILVANHAPEVASLADAAHIYVSEASHGVGVVEGLEHYRGLTNSPELEGVAA is encoded by the coding sequence ATGCATATCATGTCGATCGCCCTGGGTGGCTGCCTGCGAACCGAGCCGGTCCGCTATGGCATTACCGAGGATACTGGCGGCCACATCACCTACATTCTTGGCGAGATGGAAGCGTTGTCCCGCCGCGACGATGTCGATTTCTGCGAGATCCTGACGCGGCGCTTCGACGATGCCCTGCTCGGCGCGGTCCACAGCGAGGAATACGAGCAGGTGAGCGAAAAGCTCGCAATACGCCGGCTCGATACCGGCAATCGCGCTTACCTCGCCAAGGAAGCGCTGCTCAAAGACCGGCCTGCCTTCATCCAGGCTCTGCTAGAAGACCTCCGGAGACGGGAACGCCTGCCCGATCTGATCCATGCGCATTTTGCCGATGCAGCGGATGTCGCCGCGCATGTGAAGCGCGAATTCGGCATACCTTTCATCTACACCGCCCACTCGCTGGGAATGGACAAGGCAAATTGCATCGAAAGGCTGCCAGCCCAGCTGGAGGCCCGGATCGCCGAAGAAGACCGCGCCATCGGCCAGGCCGCGCAGGTCGTCGCATCCTCGCGAGACGAGTGCGAGCGGCAGCTGATGAAATATCCCAGCGCGCGGGTAGATCGCATTACCCGCATCACACCCGGCATAGACGGCAGCCTGCCGTCATCCGCCGACAAAGCCTCGGCACAAGGCTTGCTCGCACCCTTTCTCCGGGATCCGTCCAAGCCGATCATCCTCGCGGTCGCCCGTCCGGTTCGCAAAAAGAACCTTGCCGCACTGGTCGAGGCCTATGCGATACATGCGGACCTGCGCGAACAATGCAATCTTGTCATCCTGGCCGGGCAACGCCGCGATCTGACGGCGGGAGAGGAAGAGCAGAACGATGTCCTGCAACAACTGATCCAGCGCATCGACCGCCACAACCTCCACGGCCGGGTCGCCTATCCGAAAACGCATGACCATGCGCAGGTGAATGCGCTTTATGCGCTTGCTGCAAGATCGGGCGGCGTTTTCGTCAATCCAGCCCTGTGCGAACCGTTTGGCCTGACGCTGCTGGAGGCGGCCAAGCATGGACTGCCGGTTGTCGCCACCGAGGTGGGCGGACCGGTCGATATTATCGAACAATTGCAGCACGGCCTGCTGGTCAATCCGACCGACGAAACGGCTATCGGTGCTGCCATTGCGCAGCTCGTTTTAAATCCCGTGCTTTGGCGCGAAAAGAGCGCGGCGGCGCTCGACAATATCGGCGCCATGTCGTGGGATGCTTACGCACAAAAGCTGGTGCAGCTCGCTCAGTCCCTGCCGAAAAGGCAGGCGGCTCCTGACCGGGTTCGCAAGATGCTTGTGAGCGACATCGACAACACGCTGACGGGATGCAGGATCGGCGCACGCTCGGTTGCACAATACTTCGCCACGCATCACGATGTGGCACTGACGGTCGCGACCGGACGCAGCATTATCGAAGCGCGGCGGCTGGTGCGCGAATGGGGCCTGCCCGCCCCGGCAGCATGGATCACTTCCGTTGGCACGGAAATCTACGTCGAGAAGCATGGCCGCTTGCTGCGCGATAGCGAATATTCCGCGCGCATTTCAGTGGACTGGTATCCGGACGAGGTAGAGCGGGCGCTGGCATGCGTGTCCGCATGTTCTTCGCAAGCGCGATACGAACAGCGCGAGTTCAAGCGCAGCTATTTCCTCAAGGATGCAGCGCTTTTGCCCGAGATCAAGCGACGCCTGATCGCTGCCGGGATTGATGCGCGCATCATTTTCAGCCATGGCGAATTGCTGGATATCCTGCCGCCATACGCCGGCAAGGGCGCAGCCATGGACCGTGTGGCAGAGCTGTTCGGCCTGTCGATCGGCGATCTGCTGGCCGCAGGGGACAGCGGCAACGATGCCGACCTGCTCACCGCCTGTGCGCAGGCGATCCTCGTCGCCAATCATGCGCCCGAAGTCGCGAGCCTTGCCGATGCCGCCCATATCTATGTGAGCGAAGCGTCGCACGGTGTCGGCGTGGTCGAGGGGCTGGAACATTATCGCGGCCTGACCAACTCGCCGGAACTGGAAGGCGTCGCCGCGTGA
- a CDS encoding tyrosine-type recombinase/integrase translates to MGYSRFDLTTGHRSAWNAGKNVGTKRPLTQKQIWAIRFHLDREGRLRDKALFDLAIDSKLRGCDLVKIKIGDVVAGVDIRNRATVIQQKTHKPVQFEITADVRAILLAWLERRGGSMADYLFPSRVDPADHMSTRQYARLVDEWVTAIGLRRAEYGTHSLRRTKAAMIYRATGNIRAIQILLGHTKIENTVRYLGVDVEDALLLAERTEI, encoded by the coding sequence ATGGGATACTCACGGTTTGATTTAACTACGGGACATCGCTCGGCCTGGAACGCTGGTAAGAATGTCGGAACTAAGCGTCCGCTCACGCAGAAGCAGATTTGGGCGATCCGCTTTCATCTCGATCGCGAAGGGCGATTGAGGGACAAGGCCCTTTTCGATCTCGCGATCGACAGCAAACTGCGGGGCTGCGATTTGGTGAAGATCAAGATCGGAGACGTGGTTGCGGGTGTCGACATCCGCAATCGAGCAACCGTCATCCAGCAAAAGACCCACAAGCCCGTGCAGTTCGAGATTACCGCTGATGTGCGAGCTATACTGCTAGCGTGGTTGGAACGCAGAGGCGGCTCAATGGCCGACTACCTGTTTCCGAGCCGTGTCGATCCAGCAGACCATATGAGCACGCGACAGTATGCCCGCCTGGTCGATGAGTGGGTCACGGCGATCGGGCTGCGGAGAGCAGAATATGGGACGCATTCATTGCGCCGGACGAAGGCCGCAATGATCTACCGCGCTACCGGGAACATCCGAGCGATTCAGATCCTGCTTGGCCATACGAAGATCGAGAACACGGTGCGTTACCTCGGTGTCGATGTCGAGGATGCTTTGCTGCTAGCTGAGAGGACCGAAATCTGA